In Mycetocola zhujimingii, one DNA window encodes the following:
- a CDS encoding M56 family metallopeptidase, which translates to MLTASVVLAALALTLAWPVPLALSRARWTARAPGTALVLWQSIALAGGLSMIGSLVTYGLIPFGDNLIDGGIRLINHLFAGTLPTGATLPQMFALCLAVLLTGHLLLNLVLTAVRSERQRKRHLSLVNLLSAPLEGNPGTRVIDHPSPVAYCLAGTSSSVTVLSEGLLALLDHDQLRAVIAHERAHLAQQHHLVLIAFKSWHSALPWFPIANRAENAVALLVEMLADDQARRATDDRTLATAIALVGSGARSDPLAPELAWANRGEIEPGLVGPRVARLVNPQPPLPLGARVCVLIGAIALLVIPTVLLALI; encoded by the coding sequence ATGCTCACCGCCTCCGTCGTGCTCGCCGCACTGGCCCTCACTCTCGCGTGGCCGGTACCCCTGGCGCTCTCACGGGCGCGATGGACAGCCCGAGCCCCCGGCACCGCCCTCGTGCTCTGGCAATCGATCGCACTGGCCGGTGGCCTGTCCATGATCGGTTCGCTGGTCACATACGGCCTCATCCCGTTTGGCGACAATCTCATCGATGGCGGCATCCGCCTCATCAATCATCTGTTTGCGGGGACCCTGCCGACCGGCGCGACGCTCCCCCAGATGTTCGCACTGTGCCTTGCCGTGCTTCTGACCGGGCACCTGCTCCTGAACCTCGTGCTCACCGCGGTTCGGAGCGAGCGTCAGCGCAAGCGCCACCTCTCTCTCGTGAACCTGCTGAGCGCTCCGTTGGAGGGAAACCCCGGCACTCGGGTGATCGATCACCCGTCTCCCGTCGCGTACTGCCTGGCCGGGACGAGCAGCTCCGTCACCGTGCTGTCCGAGGGCCTGCTTGCCCTGCTCGATCACGACCAGCTTCGGGCTGTCATCGCGCACGAACGCGCTCACCTCGCGCAACAGCACCACCTGGTCCTCATCGCCTTCAAGTCGTGGCACAGCGCCCTCCCGTGGTTCCCCATCGCCAATCGTGCGGAGAACGCCGTCGCGCTTCTCGTTGAGATGCTCGCCGACGACCAGGCTCGCAGGGCGACGGATGACCGCACACTGGCGACAGCCATCGCGCTCGTCGGATCAGGGGCGCGGAGCGATCCGCTTGCTCCTGAGCTCGCCTGGGCGAACCGCGGCGAGATCGAACCCGGCCTCGTTGGCCCGCGGGTCGCGAGACTCGTGAACCCGCAGCCACCGTTGCCGCTCGGCGCGCGGGTGTGCGTCCTCATCGGGGCTATCGCTCTGCTCGTGATTCCGACCGTGCTGCTCGCACTCATCTAG